A genomic stretch from Edaphobacter aggregans includes:
- a CDS encoding glycosyltransferase family 9 protein, which yields MALVQTVKGSIFSSVAAAERLVSNGIAATPLHQIKHFLLLQYPRALGTAIHATPLIPALRHAVPDSRIVVASSGFATEVFRNNPGVDHLFATPSPLDDLKSAVQSLRQQNPFKAIPYAVITSTGNERTRVTAQALLSGSPLRVGFTLAPQLYRVPLSFDPTLSQIANNLRIIESLGHPSQHFEPQVFFTAEDLAGAQQTLADAGVQPGQPVAAFITQTSVTQRKSWRSERFRAAATFLAEHYGAHILFIGTAAESPAIDELRNPLPFPTISVAGKTKLPQLAALLSLCRVGLTLDTGPMHIGRAVGLPMVIIAPAWSPPIEWLPVGDTRFRILKNADMPTATPDYIIDEVTIDDVKAALTSLLAQ from the coding sequence TTGGCTCTTGTTCAGACCGTGAAGGGCAGCATCTTCTCCAGCGTCGCAGCAGCGGAACGGCTCGTATCGAACGGCATCGCAGCAACGCCTCTCCACCAAATCAAGCACTTTCTCCTCCTCCAATATCCCCGGGCCCTCGGCACAGCCATTCACGCCACACCCCTCATCCCAGCTCTGCGCCACGCCGTGCCGGATTCCCGCATAGTCGTAGCCTCCAGTGGCTTCGCAACAGAGGTCTTCCGTAACAACCCCGGCGTAGATCATCTCTTCGCGACACCAAGCCCCCTCGACGACTTAAAAAGTGCCGTCCAATCCCTTCGCCAGCAAAATCCCTTCAAAGCAATACCCTACGCCGTCATCACCTCAACGGGCAACGAGCGAACCCGGGTCACCGCCCAGGCACTCCTCAGCGGTTCCCCCCTCCGCGTAGGCTTTACTCTAGCTCCTCAGCTCTACCGAGTCCCGCTATCCTTCGATCCCACCCTAAGCCAGATAGCCAACAACCTCCGTATCATCGAATCCCTCGGCCACCCTTCGCAGCACTTCGAGCCCCAGGTCTTCTTTACTGCCGAAGACCTCGCTGGTGCCCAGCAAACCTTGGCCGACGCCGGAGTCCAACCCGGCCAACCCGTCGCCGCCTTCATCACCCAGACCAGCGTGACCCAGCGCAAAAGCTGGCGCAGCGAGCGCTTCCGTGCAGCCGCGACCTTCCTCGCCGAGCACTACGGAGCTCACATTCTCTTCATCGGCACCGCAGCCGAGTCTCCAGCCATCGACGAACTCCGCAACCCGCTGCCATTCCCCACAATCAGCGTCGCCGGAAAAACAAAACTCCCTCAGCTAGCCGCGCTACTCAGTCTCTGCCGCGTCGGCCTTACCCTCGACACCGGTCCAATGCACATCGGCCGAGCCGTTGGCCTCCCCATGGTCATCATTGCCCCCGCCTGGTCCCCGCCAATCGAGTGGCTCCCCGTCGGCGACACCCGCTTCCGCATCCTGAAAAATGCGGACATGCCTACAGCAACCCCGGACTACATCATCGACGAGGTCACCATCGACGACGTCAAAGCGGCGCTCACAAGCCTGCTCGCCCAATAA